Sequence from the Candidatus Neomarinimicrobiota bacterium genome:
ACATTTTGAAGGATCGAGATCCATAACAATGATATCATGATCTTCTTGACTTAATGCTTTGGCGACGTGGAACCCCACTTCCCCAACGCCGATTATAACGATACGCATAACAAATCCTTTCCACTAAAAGCGTGGATGTTAAGTAATTTATTCAAATCGAATCTATACATTTTCATTATTCACTTTCCCGATAAATATCGGCCCCAAGTGAATGGAATTTTTCTTCAATGCGTTCATATCCTCGATCGATATGATATATCCTGCTAATATCTGTTTTACCTTTTGCCATAAGGGCGGCAATCACCAGCGAAGCGCTGGCGCGAATATCAGTAGACATCACTTGGGCACCTTTCAATTGCTCCACACCACGAACGACAGCCACATTATTTTCAAGCGAAATATTAGCACCAAGACGAACCAGTTCAGGAATATGCGAAAATCGATCTTTGTAAATGGTATCTGTAATTACGCTAGAACCATTTGCAATTGACATTAATGCAATCCACTGCGCTTGGAGATCTGTGGGAAAACCTGGATGAACATCGGTGGTCATATCTACTGCAGTCAATTCATCACATTTTTCAATCGATATGGAATCACCAATCACATTAATCTTACAACCGGCCTGTTCCAATTTTTGCAATACAATGGACAAGTGATCGGCCTCTACATTCTTAAGTGTAATATCTCCTAAAGTTGCGCCAGCCATTAGGAAAGTACCTGCTTCTATCATATCAGGAATGGTTGTCACTTCCACTGGGTTCAATGAGTCTACACCATCAATTCTCAATTGGCTTGTGCCAACACCTTCAATATGTCCGCCCATTTCATTTAATACATCACAAAGTTGAACAATATGGGGTTCCATGGCCGCGTTAGTTATATGTGTGGTTCCTTCTGCTAAAACAGCTGCCATTAGGAGATTCCCAGTGGCTCCAACAGAAGGAATCTCAAAATGAATTCGGGCACCTTTTAACTTTTTGGCCCGAGCCATTATATATCCCTCTTCTAAAATAATTTCAGCACCGAGTCGCTCAAATCCCTTCAAATGGTAATCAACAGGACGTGGACCCCATGCACAACCACCAGGCAAAGAAACACGCGCTTCTCCAAACCGCGCTAATAGCGGACCCATCACATAAAAGGAAGCACGCATTGTTTTGACCAAATCATAAGGCGCTTCCAGCGACGTTATATTCGACGCATTAATGGTCA
This genomic interval carries:
- the murA gene encoding UDP-N-acetylglucosamine 1-carboxyvinyltransferase is translated as GSVEISGAKNAVLPLMAAALLVDGNTTIHRVPGLRDTKTMIRLLEMIGAKTDFQDQSLTINASNITSLEAPYDLVKTMRASFYVMGPLLARFGEARVSLPGGCAWGPRPVDYHLKGFERLGAEIILEEGYIMARAKKLKGARIHFEIPSVGATGNLLMAAVLAEGTTHITNAAMEPHIVQLCDVLNEMGGHIEGVGTSQLRIDGVDSLNPVEVTTIPDMIEAGTFLMAGATLGDITLKNVEADHLSIVLQKLEQAGCKINVIGDSISIEKCDELTAVDMTTDVHPGFPTDLQAQWIALMSIANGSSVITDTIYKDRFSHIPELVRLGANISLENNVAVVRGVEQLKGAQVMSTDIRASASLVIAALMAKGKTDISRIYHIDRGYERIEEKFHSLGADIYRESE